The following coding sequences are from one Acomys russatus chromosome 16, mAcoRus1.1, whole genome shotgun sequence window:
- the LOC127200818 gene encoding LOW QUALITY PROTEIN: CMRF35-like molecule 5 (The sequence of the model RefSeq protein was modified relative to this genomic sequence to represent the inferred CDS: substituted 1 base at 1 genomic stop codon) — MGLYFPGCSTAQNPITGPEEVGGQEQGSLTVQCRYTSPWRSYRKYWCRGPDWSTCEILIQTDASEQVKKNRVSIMDDQTDLIITVTMEDLRMSDADVYWCTIDKVGYDYKFKVVVNIDPAPEVSPKIMTTIATVLTSTSPTTESTGNQGVTPTSPLTCXQLPVSLALCRSLMSSLYFKLLVFLELPVFLSMLSAVLWVNRPQRCCGRGEVGLEGPTSILPLGEAPITPEEPGETQGGAMGIEMHLPLASGPLELQ, encoded by the exons ATGGGTTTGTATTTTCCAGGCTGCTCCACTGCTCAGAATCCAATCACAGGCCCAGAGGAGGTGGGAGGTCAGGAGCAGGGCTCCTTGACTGTGCAGTGCCGTTATACCTCACCCTGGAGGAGTTACAGAAAGTACTGGTGCCGGGGACCTGACTGGAGTACATGTGAGATTCTCATTCAAACTGATGCATCAGAGCAGGTGAAGAAGAACCGTGTGTCCATCATGGACGACCAGACAGACCTCATCATCACAGTGACCATGGAGGATCTGAGGATGAGCGATGCTGACGTTTACTGGTGCACAATTGACAAAGTTGGATATGATTACAAGTTTAAAGTTGTTGTGAACATTGACCCAG CCCCAGAAGTTTCACCTAAAATAATGACAACTATAGCCACAGTTCTGACATCGACATCACCAACCACAGAAAGCACTGGCAACCAAGGAGTGACCCCAACAAGCCCCCTCACCTG CTGACAGCTTCCTGTTTCCCTTGCTTTATGCAGGTCCCTGATGAGCAGCCTCTACTTCAAGCTCCTGGTCTTTCTGGAGTTGCCTGTgttcctgagcatgctcagtgctgTCCTCTGGGTGAACAGGCCTCAGAGATGCTGTGGGCGAGGTGAAGTTGGTCTG GAGGGACCTACCTCCATCCTGCCCCTTGGAGAGGCCCCTATCACaccagaagagcctggagagaCACAAGGAGGTGCCATGGGTATAGAGATGCACCTTCCACTTGCATCAGGACCCCTAGAGTTGCAGTGA